A stretch of Brassica napus cultivar Da-Ae chromosome C6, Da-Ae, whole genome shotgun sequence DNA encodes these proteins:
- the LOC106354890 gene encoding uncharacterized protein LOC106354890 — MAKSNRNTRRTVNETAEGSASNVARNEAGTEEARNAAQNAANLNNAAAAGAAAGAAAAPVGLEAVLAILAQVLARLPAAATPPVAPPVAEEVENVVPEGEEAHVVRNPSYLKVMDHMQKLGTKFFSGGSKPKEAYQWIDRIWRNFKSIRCPLAYKKDIAFHYLDGDAHLWWRGVAARIGAEHCTWANFKTKFRGKYFPPEAFDQLEGAFLRLEQGTMTVREYEAEFNSLKKYAGREAESEISQG; from the coding sequence ATGGCAAAAAGTAACCGTAACACAAGAAGGACTGTGAATGAGACCGCTGAGGGGTCTGCGAGCAACGTGGCCAGGAATGAAGCTGGTACGGAAGAGGCTCGGAATGCTGCTCAGAATGCAGCGAATTTGAACAATGCTGCAGCGGCTGGTGCTGCTGCTGGAGCTGCTGCTGCTCCAGTTGGATTGGAAGCCGTTTTGGCTATCTTGGCGCAAGTCTTGGCAAGATTGCCTGCTGCGGCGACACCTCCAGTGGCTCCACCTGTTGCGGAGGAAGTGGAGAACGTGGTACCTGAAGGAGAGGAGGCACACGTTGTTAGGAATCCGTCTTACCTCAAGGTTATGGACCACATGCAGAAACTGGGAACAAAGTTCTTTTCGGGTGGTTCCAAACCAAAGGAAGCATATCAATGGATTGACAGGATATGGCGGAACTTTAAGTCAATCCGTTGTCCTCTTGCTTACAAGAAGGACATTGCTTTCCACTACTTGGACGGTGATGCGCACCTTTGGTGGCGAGGTGTAGCGGCTCGGATTGGTGCTGAGCATTGCACGTGGGCCAACTTTAAGACCAAATTCCGTGGGAAGTATTTTCCACCGGAAGCATTTGATCAGCTCGAGGGAGCTTTTCTCAGACTGGAACAGGGAACTATGACTGTAAGGGAGTATGAAGCGGAATTCAACAGCCTCAAGAAGTATGCTGGGCGTGAGGCTGAGTCGGAAATCTCTCAGGGTTGA